The Cellulosimicrobium cellulans genome contains the following window.
GAGCCTCACTCGGCCGGCGGCTCCGCGCGCCGCGCGACGAACACCCACTCGCGGCCCGGGCGGTCGGGCGCGTCGCGGACGTCGACCACCTCGAACCCGCAGGCGACGAGCGTCGCCTCGACCTCGTCGCGCTCGCGGAAGCGCAGGGTCGAGTCGGAGTGCAGCTCGGTGCCGTCGGGCAGCACGGTCGTGTCGTGGAACGTCACGAAGGGGAGCGACACGTCGGTGAGGTCGGTCCAGGACTCGACCGGCCCGACGTCGGGCACGTCCACGTGCACGGTCGTCGCGTCGCGGACCCAGCCCTCCCAGGCCCGGCGGGCGGGGACGCGCGTCTCGAAGACCAGCCACCCGCCCGGTGCCAGCGCGGAGCGGACGCCGCGCAGCGTCGCGGCCCACGCGTCGTCGGTGAGGAACACCTGCGCGACGTTCGCCGTCATCGTCGCGAGGTCCACCTGGAGCGGCGGGAGGGTCGTGGCGTCGCCGTGCACCCAGCGCACGCGGTCGGCGCCCGGCTTGGAGCGCGCGACGTCGAGCGACGCGCCCGCCGGGTCCACGCCGACCACCTCGACCCCGCGCCGCGCCAGGAGGCACGCGAACGTCCCGGTGCCGCACCCGACGTCGAGCACGCGCCGTGCGCCGAGCTCGTCGACGATCGCCGCGTAGGCGTCGAGGTCGCTGCGGTCCGGGTCGAGCGGGTCGTAGAGGGCGGCGAGGCGGGGTTCGTCGAAGATCGCGTCGGGCACCCTCCGACGCTACGAAGGCATGACGCGACCGGTCCACGCCTTTCTCGGAAGCACGGTGTCGACCATGCGCCTGCTGCCCGCCGAGCATGCGCTGGTGGCCCGTCCCGACGCCGGGACGGGCCACCACCACATGCTCGCGGAGGGGTGTCAGGCGTTGAGCGCCTGCTCCACGTCCTCGATGACGTCGAGCGGGTCTTCCAGACCCACCGACAGGCGCACGGTCGTCTCCGCGATCCCGACGGCGGCGCGGCCGTCGGGGCCGAGCTTGCGGTGCGTCGTGGTGGCGGGGTGCGTGATCAGCGACTTCGCGTCGCCGAGGTTGTTGGAGATGTCGACGACCTGCAGCGCGTCGAGGAAGGTGAACGCGCGCTTCTTCGCGGTCTCCGGGTCGGTGCCCTCCGGGACGGCGAGGTCGAACGTCACGACCGTGCCGCCGCCGCTCTGCTGCGACCGCGCGAGCTCCTGCTGGGGGTGCGACGCGAGGAACGGGTACCGCACGCGGCCGACGCCGGGAAGCTGTTCGAGCGCCTCCGCGACCTGCGCCGCCGCGGCGTTCTGCGCGGCGACGCGCACGGGCAGCGTCTCGAGCCCCTTGAGCAGCACCCACGCGTTGAACGCCGAGAGCGACGGCCCGGTGTTCCGGATGAACGTCTGCACGGGCCCGGTGACGTACTCCTCGGTCCCGAGGATCGCGCCGCCGAGCACACGACCCTGGCCGTCGATGTGCTTGGTCGCCGAGTACACGACGACGTCCGCGCCGAGCTCGAGCGGCTTCTGGAGCAGCGGCGTGGCGAAGACGTTGTCGAGCACGACCACCGCGCCCGCGGCGTGCGCGAGCTCGCTCACGCGCCGCGCGTCGACGATGTCCTGCATGGGGTTGGACGGCGTCTCGAAGAACACGACGTCCGCGGGCGTCGAGAGCGCCTCTTCCCACTGGGAGAGCACGTGGCCGTCGACGTAGTCGGTCCGCACGCCCCACTTGGCGAAGATCTCGTCGAAGATGACGATGCTCGACCCGAAGAGCGCGCGCGCCGCGACGATCCGGGACCCGGAACCCACGAGCGCGGCGAGCGACGTGAACACCGCGGACATGCCGGACGCCGTCGCGTAGCACGCCTCGGCGCCCTCGAGCAGGCGCAGGCGCTCCTCGAACGCGTGCACCGTCGGGTTGCCGTAGCGCGAGTAGACGAACCGGTCGAGCTCGCCCTTGAACGCGGCCTCGGCGTCGGCGGCGCGGTCGTACGTGTAGCCCTGCGTGAGGAACAGCGCCTCGGACGTCTCCTGGAACTCCGTGCGGTGGTGCCCGCCGCGCACGGCGAGCGTCGCGGGGCGCGCGCTCGCGGGCAGGGGCTTGCGGCCGGAGCCGCCGGGGACGCTCCCGGGCTGCGCGGCGCTCACCGGGCGGCCTCGTCGAACGTCGTGGTGGGCAGGCCGCGGACCTTCCAGCCCTCGACGTCGCGCAGACCCGAGAACCCCTGGGCGCCCTCGAAGCCCTCGAGCACGTTGTACGACGGCCCGAGCCCGGCGGCCGTGGCCGCGCGCGCGGCGCCGATCGACCGCTGGCCCGAGCGGCACAGGAACACGACGGGACGCTCGTCGCCGGGGGCGAGACCCGCTTCGACGAGCTGCTCCACGAAGCGCGGGTTGGGTCCGGCCGGGGTCACCCACTCGTCGAACACGACGTCGCGGCCGAGGTCCGTGGCGTCGGGCACCCCGATGGTGCGCCACTCGCCCTCGGTGCGGACGTCGACGAGCACCGCGCGCTCGTCGCTCGTCAGCAGGTCCCACGCCTGCTGCGGGGTGATGTCGCCGGCATAGCCGACGGCGGGTCGCGCGTCGGGCACGGCCGACGTCTGCTGGGACTGGTCGCCCATGAGTCCTCCTCCATCGATCGTGGCAGTAGCACCCTGCGCCCGGCCGCCTCGCGACGGACCGGGGGGTTGCTGCGGCGTCGACGTGCCACGTCACTCGGCCGCTCCGGATGGTTGGCACGGATCGTACGCCACGCGTCCGGCGCGCGGAACGCCCGTCTCGCCGAGCGGCCCAGGGCGGCGGGTGCCCGACGTCGGCCGGTCGCGCTAGCGTGGCCGTGCGGCCGGGCGGGGGTCCCGGCAGGCAGGGGGATCGATGCGGATCGCACGCGGACGTGCGGTGGGCGCGGCCGTGGTCGCCGGAGTGGTCGCGGCGGGTGTCGTCCTGCTGTGGACGGCGCCCGAGGGCGACGACGGGCCGCGGGGGGTGGCGGAGGTGCACGTCGTCGGGGACGACGCCCCGGGGCCGCCCGCCGAGCGACCGCGGGTCGTCCAGGTCGAACCTGACGAGGACGTCCTCTCGCCCCTTCCCTCCCGGGCGGCCCTCGACGCGCAGACGGGCGAGCCGATCGACCTCGCGGACCATGTCGTCGGCGGCTACGAGGGGTGGTGGAGCTCGGACGGCAACGGCGAGGCGTGCGACGCCTACGCCGACGCGCACCCGGAGGTCGTGCTGGCGAGCACCCGCACCGGTGAGGTCCTCGAGGCCCACACGAACGGTGCGAGGCTCCAGCGGCCTCCGCAGACGCCACCCGGAGACCCGGCGGAGTGGCCCGCCGACTCCGTCGTCGTGCTCGACGCGCGCACGGGCGAGGTGCTCGACGCGTTCGCCGTCGACGAGTCCGGGTGGCGTCTCGAGCTGCCCGTGGACTGCGTCCCGCCATCCGAGACGCACTGACCACCGGTTGACACGACGCGTCACCCACGCACATCCTGGGACGCAGGTCATGAGTGCCAGCGTGAAACCCCGGTTTGCTGGCCGGCAACCCTCCTCTCGCGGCGGGGTGCCCCGGGTGACGACCAGGCCGCACGCCGACCGGCGCGCGGCAAGCGCGGGGATCACCGTCCCCGGACCGCCCTCGGAGGACTGTGCCATGACTGCTCTCGCCGACGTCTCGTGTCCGACCGACCTCTCGACGGCGCCGGATCTCGCGGCGGTCGCCGACGCGCCCGCGCTCCTGCCCGTGGTCGGGGCGGACACGCTCGTGCCGCTCGTCGACGGCCGCAGCGTCCCCTACGCGAACCTCGACGTCGCGGCCTCGGCCCCGGCCCTGCGCTCCGTCGCGGACCGCGTGACCGAGGTGCTGCCGCTCTACGCGAGCGTGCACCGCGGCGCTGGCTACCTGTCGCAGGTCTCCACGGCGCTCTACGAGGCGTCGCGCCGCACGATCGGCGCCTTCGTCGGTGCACGCGAGGACGACGTCACGGTCGTCACGCGCAACACGACCGACTCGCTCAACCTGCTCGCGGGCTGCGTCCCGGCCAACGCGGACGGGACGCCCGGGCGCGTGCTCGTCCTCGACGTCGAGCACCACGCGAACCTGCTCCCGTGGCAGCGCGCGGGCGGCGCGACGGTCCTCGCCGGCGGCGCGTCCGTCGCGGAGACGCTGTCCGGCCTGCGCACGGAGCTCGCGCGCTTCCCGTACGCCCTGGTCGCCGTGACCGGCGCGTCGAACGTCACGGGCGAGTCGCTGCCCGTCGCGGACGTCGTGCGGGTCGCGCACGACGCCGGGGCGCGCGTCGTCCTCGACGGCGCCCAGCTCGTCCCGCACCGCGGGTTCTCCCTCGCGGACTCCGGGGTCGACTACGTCGCGTTCTCCGGCCACAAGACGTACGCGCCGTTCGGCGCGGGCGCGCTCGTGGGCCGTCGCGACTGGCTCGACGCGGGCATGCCGTACCTCGCCGGAGGCGGCGCGGTGCGGCAGGTCGCCGTCACGGGGACGCAGTGGCAGACGGCGCCCGCGCGCCACGAGGCAGGGTCGCCGAACGTCGTGGGCGCCGCGGCGCTCGCGGCCGCGTGCGACGCGCTCGCCGCGCTCGACCCGGCCGACCTGCACGCCCACGAGGCGGCGCTCCGCGCCGCCCTCGTCGAGGGCCTCGAGGCGGTCCCGGGCGTGCGCGTCGTGCGGGTCTGGGACGACGCCGTCGACCCGGTCGGTGTCGTCACCTTCTCCGTCGAGGGTCACGACCCCGGCCTCGTCGCGGCGTACCTCTCCGCCGAGCACGGCATCGGCGTGCGCGACGGTCGCTTCTGCGCGCACCCGCTGCTCGCGCGCCTCGGGTACGACGCGGGCGCGATCCGCGCGTCCGTCGGTGTCGGGACGACGGGTGCGGACGTCGTCCGGCTCGTCGAGGCCGTGCGGTCGTACGTGGAGCAGGGGCCGACGACGCGGTACGAGGTCGTCGACGGTTGCTGGGCCGTCGCCGACGACCCGCGCCCGGTGCCCGCGGGCTCCGGTCTGGAGGGCCTCTTCGCGACCGCCGCGGCGGGCTTCCTCGCCGACGCCGCGGGGTGCGGCCCCGCCGTCTGACGGCGAGACAGCGACCTCCCGCCGAGAGAGCGACGTGGCGCCGTGTCGAGGCACCGGAGCTCGCTCCTTCGGGCGGGCGTCGCTCTCTCGCAACCACTCGGGCCGTTGTTCACCCGAGTGTCGACGAGCGTTGTCCACCGCGTCGCCGGACCCTCTTGGCGGCGTCGTCCGCGTGTGCTCTGATATGCGCTGTGCTGCACGACGTCGTCCTCTCGGGGCACGGTTTCCGGCTGGAGCCGTTGGCCCTGGAGCACGCTGAGACACTGGCCGGCCTCGTCGACGAGGCGATGTGGTCAGGCATGAGCATCCCCATGCCCTTCGGGGTCGCGGGGATGGCCGAGCTGGTGGCCGCGACGCGCGCCGCGCCCGACCTGACGGGCTTCGTCGTGCGCGCCGCAGGACCCGACGGGGCTCCGGGCGACGTGCTCGGCAGCACGGCGTTCCGCGACCTGTCGCTCGTCGACCGCCGGGTCGAGGTGGGCCGGACGTTCTACGCCCGCTCGACGTGGGGGAGCCTCGTCAACCCCGTGACCAAGTGGCTGCTGCTGCGGCACGCGTTCGAGACGTGGGACGTGCACCGCGTCGGCTTCCGCGTCGACACGCGCAACACCCGCTCGCTCGGGGCCATGCGCCGCCTCGGCGCGTACGAGGAGGGCGTCATGCGCGGCCACCGCACCGCGCCCGACGGGACGCGCGCCGACTCCGTGATGTTCTCGATCCTCGCGCCCGAGTGGCCCACCGTCGAGGTCGGCCTCCTGGAGCGGATCAACGCGCCGCGCGTCGTGCCCGTGCTCGCCCCGGCGCACCCGGTGGTCCCGCTGCCGCTCGCCGCGTCGTAGGCCTGTCGCCGGAGACCCGGGCCGGACGGCGGTACCGGGACCGCCGTCCGGCCCGGTACGCCGCGAGGGCCCCGCCGGAGCGGAGCCCTCGCGAGCAGGTCAGGGGCAGGGACTAGCGGTCGAACGCGTCCTTGACGTCGTCGCCCGCCTGCTTGATGTCGGCCTTCGCCTGGTCCTTCTTGCCCTCTGCCTCGAGCCGCTCGTTGTCCGTGAGCTTGCCCGCGCCCTCCTTGAGCTTTCCGCCCGCCTCCTCGGCGGCGTGCTTGGCCTTGTCTCCGAGTCCCATGAGTGCTCCTCTCGTCGGTACTCGTCGACCGTAGGCACGGCCCCGGTCGCTCGCACGCGGTCGGGCACCCACGGTTGTGGTGGGATGTGCGGGTGCAGCACGAGACCACCCTCGAAGGCTTCGGCGTCCGCCTCGTCCCGCTCGACGACAGCCACGCTCCCGCGCTCGGCGCGCTCGTCGACGACGGCATCTGGGCCGGAATGTCCAGCCGCGTGCCGAGCGGGACGGACGCGATGACCCGGTACGTCCGCGACGCCGTCGCCGCCCCCGGCCGGCTCGCGTTCGCGGTCGTCGGCTCGGGGTCGAGCGCCGCGTCGGACGGCGCGCCCGACGGCGCCGACGTCGTCCGCGGGTCGACGTCCCTCTACGAGTGGGTGCCCTCCCAGGGCCGGATCGAGCTCGGCTCGACGTTCTACGCACGCGAGTGGTGGGGCGGCGTGACCAACCCGGCCTGCAAGTACCTGCTGCTGCGCCACGCGTTCGAGGACCTGGGTGTGTCGCGCGTCGCGCTGCGGGCGGACGCGCGCAACAGCCGCTCGATCGGGGCGATCCGGCGCCTGGGCGCCGTTCCCGAGGGAGTGCTCCGCAGCCACCGTGTCGCGCCCGACGGGTCGCGCCAGGACACGGCCTACTTCTCGATCCTCCTCGACGAGTGGCCGGCCGTCCGCGACGGCTTGCTCGCGCGCCTCGACGCCCTCCGGGGCGATGGGCGGACGGGGCCTGTGGACAACGTCTCGGGGAGGTCCGTGCGCCACTAGCGTGCGACGGGCCCCGTTGCCCGGGGTCGTCGACGAAGGGGGCCGCACGCCATGCACCACGAACCGCCCGAGCCCGTCTGGGACTGGCAGAACAGGGTGCGACCGCGACCGCGCGCACCACGGGTGCGCGCCGATCTGCCCCCCGCTCCGTGGTCGGTCCATCGCGCCGGGACCGTCGTGGTGTACTTCGGGCTCGCCGTGCTCGCGAGCACGGGGGTTGCGCTAGCCATGCTCCTCGTGGTCATGGTCATGGATTCTGCGGGGGACGGTCCGCAGCCCGACGGCCTGGCCTGGCTCGTCCTGAATGTCGGCGCGCTCG
Protein-coding sequences here:
- a CDS encoding class I SAM-dependent methyltransferase — encoded protein: MPDAIFDEPRLAALYDPLDPDRSDLDAYAAIVDELGARRVLDVGCGTGTFACLLARRGVEVVGVDPAGASLDVARSKPGADRVRWVHGDATTLPPLQVDLATMTANVAQVFLTDDAWAATLRGVRSALAPGGWLVFETRVPARRAWEGWVRDATTVHVDVPDVGPVESWTDLTDVSLPFVTFHDTTVLPDGTELHSDSTLRFRERDEVEATLVACGFEVVDVRDAPDRPGREWVFVARRAEPPAE
- a CDS encoding O-succinylhomoserine sulfhydrylase, which gives rise to MSAAQPGSVPGGSGRKPLPASARPATLAVRGGHHRTEFQETSEALFLTQGYTYDRAADAEAAFKGELDRFVYSRYGNPTVHAFEERLRLLEGAEACYATASGMSAVFTSLAALVGSGSRIVAARALFGSSIVIFDEIFAKWGVRTDYVDGHVLSQWEEALSTPADVVFFETPSNPMQDIVDARRVSELAHAAGAVVVLDNVFATPLLQKPLELGADVVVYSATKHIDGQGRVLGGAILGTEEYVTGPVQTFIRNTGPSLSAFNAWVLLKGLETLPVRVAAQNAAAAQVAEALEQLPGVGRVRYPFLASHPQQELARSQQSGGGTVVTFDLAVPEGTDPETAKKRAFTFLDALQVVDISNNLGDAKSLITHPATTTHRKLGPDGRAAVGIAETTVRLSVGLEDPLDVIEDVEQALNA
- a CDS encoding rhodanese-like domain-containing protein — translated: MGDQSQQTSAVPDARPAVGYAGDITPQQAWDLLTSDERAVLVDVRTEGEWRTIGVPDATDLGRDVVFDEWVTPAGPNPRFVEQLVEAGLAPGDERPVVFLCRSGQRSIGAARAATAAGLGPSYNVLEGFEGAQGFSGLRDVEGWKVRGLPTTTFDEAAR
- a CDS encoding aminotransferase class V-fold PLP-dependent enzyme, with the protein product MTALADVSCPTDLSTAPDLAAVADAPALLPVVGADTLVPLVDGRSVPYANLDVAASAPALRSVADRVTEVLPLYASVHRGAGYLSQVSTALYEASRRTIGAFVGAREDDVTVVTRNTTDSLNLLAGCVPANADGTPGRVLVLDVEHHANLLPWQRAGGATVLAGGASVAETLSGLRTELARFPYALVAVTGASNVTGESLPVADVVRVAHDAGARVVLDGAQLVPHRGFSLADSGVDYVAFSGHKTYAPFGAGALVGRRDWLDAGMPYLAGGGAVRQVAVTGTQWQTAPARHEAGSPNVVGAAALAAACDALAALDPADLHAHEAALRAALVEGLEAVPGVRVVRVWDDAVDPVGVVTFSVEGHDPGLVAAYLSAEHGIGVRDGRFCAHPLLARLGYDAGAIRASVGVGTTGADVVRLVEAVRSYVEQGPTTRYEVVDGCWAVADDPRPVPAGSGLEGLFATAAAGFLADAAGCGPAV
- a CDS encoding GNAT family N-acetyltransferase; this translates as MLHDVVLSGHGFRLEPLALEHAETLAGLVDEAMWSGMSIPMPFGVAGMAELVAATRAAPDLTGFVVRAAGPDGAPGDVLGSTAFRDLSLVDRRVEVGRTFYARSTWGSLVNPVTKWLLLRHAFETWDVHRVGFRVDTRNTRSLGAMRRLGAYEEGVMRGHRTAPDGTRADSVMFSILAPEWPTVEVGLLERINAPRVVPVLAPAHPVVPLPLAAS
- a CDS encoding CsbD family protein, with the protein product MGLGDKAKHAAEEAGGKLKEGAGKLTDNERLEAEGKKDQAKADIKQAGDDVKDAFDR
- a CDS encoding GNAT family N-acetyltransferase — encoded protein: MQHETTLEGFGVRLVPLDDSHAPALGALVDDGIWAGMSSRVPSGTDAMTRYVRDAVAAPGRLAFAVVGSGSSAASDGAPDGADVVRGSTSLYEWVPSQGRIELGSTFYAREWWGGVTNPACKYLLLRHAFEDLGVSRVALRADARNSRSIGAIRRLGAVPEGVLRSHRVAPDGSRQDTAYFSILLDEWPAVRDGLLARLDALRGDGRTGPVDNVSGRSVRH